The Geotalea uraniireducens Rf4 genome window below encodes:
- a CDS encoding polysaccharide deacetylase family protein, with protein MKSRLLLFTLLFSLVCAVSANAAQPELKKNTPVLSQAVNVPILLYHRFGPTVADGMTITTSVFESHLKYLRDNGYKVIPLRQLVDYYQKKGPAPAPKSVVIVEDDAHKTVYSDMLPLAKKYNVPVTVFVYPSAISNAKYAMTWDQLRALKKTGLFEVQSHTYWHPNFKRDKKKMKPAEFEKSVDVQLRKSKAKLEKELGISVDMLAWPFGIYDDYLLKKAAEAGYKVTFTIERHHAGATDSVMKLPRYLLINADQGKAFAQILAGTAPKRNIAY; from the coding sequence ATGAAGTCCCGTCTGCTCCTTTTCACCCTGCTGTTTTCCCTTGTCTGCGCCGTTTCCGCCAATGCCGCACAACCCGAGCTAAAGAAGAATACGCCGGTCTTAAGCCAGGCTGTGAACGTCCCCATTCTCCTCTATCACCGCTTCGGTCCTACCGTGGCCGATGGCATGACCATTACCACGTCGGTGTTCGAGTCCCACCTCAAATATCTCCGGGATAACGGCTACAAAGTCATCCCCCTGCGCCAATTGGTTGATTACTACCAGAAGAAGGGGCCGGCGCCTGCGCCGAAATCAGTGGTCATCGTCGAGGATGACGCCCATAAGACCGTTTACAGCGACATGCTGCCGCTGGCAAAGAAGTATAACGTGCCGGTGACGGTCTTCGTCTACCCATCGGCCATATCCAACGCCAAATACGCCATGACCTGGGACCAGCTCCGCGCATTGAAGAAAACCGGGCTGTTCGAAGTCCAGTCCCACACCTACTGGCACCCGAATTTCAAGCGGGACAAAAAGAAAATGAAACCGGCCGAGTTCGAGAAGTCGGTGGACGTGCAGCTGCGGAAATCCAAGGCAAAGCTGGAAAAGGAGCTGGGAATATCGGTGGACATGCTCGCCTGGCCGTTCGGCATCTATGACGATTATCTGCTGAAAAAGGCGGCCGAAGCGGGATACAAGGTCACCTTCACCATAGAGCGCCACCATGCCGGTGCTACTGATTCGGTCATGAAACTCCCCCGTTATCTGCTCATAAATGCCGACCAGGGTAAGGCGTTCGCCCAGATCCTGGCGGGAACTGCGCCCAAGCGGAATATCGCCTATTGA
- a CDS encoding response regulator — translation MKNRKRLGEIFVASGLITEKTLERALARSKRQNKKVGMVLEEIEMVTGEELASALAVQYGHRVVSNFARYAFPPELFKLIPEDVAMQHLLFPLKIENNKLAVAMADPTETKIVSNIAANNDLTLVPFIATRRDIFAAIARHYLGRDLSASQEKSVLVAEDNKLVYTMLSNVLSKEGYRVILALDGMDAYKSAIAESPHVIITDKEMPKLGGYGLFDALRGLPETRHIPIILLTGDSSAEEESRAFEKGFFDFITKPVKEVTLVTRVKRAFQSVEREFINP, via the coding sequence ATGAAAAATCGGAAGAGGCTGGGTGAAATCTTTGTGGCAAGCGGCCTGATTACGGAGAAAACCCTGGAAAGGGCGCTGGCCCGGTCGAAACGTCAGAATAAAAAGGTCGGCATGGTGCTCGAGGAGATCGAGATGGTAACCGGTGAGGAACTAGCGTCGGCCCTGGCCGTGCAATACGGTCACCGGGTGGTCAGCAACTTTGCCCGTTATGCGTTTCCGCCGGAACTGTTCAAGCTGATCCCGGAAGATGTGGCGATGCAGCACCTCCTCTTCCCGCTGAAAATTGAAAACAATAAGCTGGCTGTGGCAATGGCGGATCCTACTGAAACGAAGATCGTTTCCAACATTGCCGCCAACAACGACCTGACACTCGTCCCATTTATCGCCACGCGGAGGGATATTTTCGCCGCCATTGCCAGGCATTATCTGGGGCGGGACTTGTCCGCTTCCCAGGAGAAATCGGTACTGGTGGCGGAGGACAACAAGCTCGTCTACACAATGCTCAGCAACGTCCTGAGCAAAGAGGGATACCGGGTTATCCTGGCACTGGACGGGATGGATGCCTACAAGTCGGCGATCGCTGAATCCCCACACGTCATCATCACCGACAAGGAGATGCCGAAGCTGGGCGGCTACGGCCTGTTTGACGCTTTGCGCGGATTGCCGGAAACGAGGCATATCCCGATCATACTCCTGACGGGCGATTCATCGGCTGAGGAAGAGTCACGGGCATTCGAGAAGGGGTTTTTCGATTTCATCACCAAGCCGGTCAAAGAGGTCACCCTGGTGACGCGGGTGAAGCGGGCTTTTCAGTCGGTTGAGCGGGAGTTCATCAATCCCTAA
- the proC gene encoding pyrroline-5-carboxylate reductase, which translates to MLKDKKIGFIGGGNMAEALIKGLLAGGMPAKELAVAEPAAGRREFLRERYGVNVSNDNNAVAADCDVIILSVKPQVCSEVLDGIKGSISPDKPIISILAGITTTAIEAMLSGTPRIVRVMPNTPALVMEGASAISKGAHATGDDISLTRHIFELVGKAWVVEEKLLDAVTGLSGSGPAYVLTFIEALSDAGVKNGLSRDIATGLAAQTVFGTARLLLETREHPAVLRDKVTSPGGTTIAGMHALEKDGFRSAVINGVDAATARSMELGKK; encoded by the coding sequence ATGCTGAAGGACAAGAAAATCGGTTTCATTGGCGGAGGTAACATGGCAGAGGCCCTTATCAAGGGGCTCCTGGCAGGAGGCATGCCGGCAAAGGAACTTGCGGTGGCTGAGCCGGCAGCAGGGCGTCGGGAATTTCTCCGGGAGCGCTACGGCGTTAATGTCTCCAATGACAACAATGCCGTTGCAGCCGACTGTGACGTGATAATACTCTCCGTCAAGCCGCAGGTCTGCAGCGAGGTACTGGACGGCATAAAGGGCTCAATCAGTCCCGACAAGCCCATCATATCCATCCTGGCCGGTATAACTACAACCGCCATCGAGGCCATGTTGTCGGGGACACCGCGGATTGTGCGGGTCATGCCCAATACACCGGCACTGGTGATGGAAGGCGCCTCCGCCATCAGCAAAGGCGCCCACGCCACCGGCGACGACATCTCCCTTACCCGCCATATCTTCGAACTGGTGGGCAAGGCCTGGGTAGTGGAAGAAAAGTTGCTGGATGCGGTCACCGGCCTTTCAGGCAGCGGCCCGGCCTACGTCCTCACCTTTATCGAGGCGCTCTCCGATGCCGGGGTCAAAAACGGCCTTTCCCGCGACATCGCCACCGGCCTTGCCGCGCAAACGGTATTCGGCACAGCCAGGCTCCTGCTCGAAACCCGTGAACACCCCGCCGTGCTCCGCGACAAGGTGACTTCCCCCGGAGGCACAACCATTGCCGGCATGCACGCCCTGGAAAAGGACGGGTTCCGCAGCGCCGTCATCAACGGCGTGGATGCCGCGACCGCTCGTTCCATGGAACTCGGCAAGAAATGA
- a CDS encoding helix-turn-helix domain-containing protein, whose product MKIGERLKRLRMINSLTQEELASRADLTKGYISQLENDATSPSIATLKDIIDVFGVSMQEFFSEVTDEDIVFGKDARVQATDDDDKIKVELLVPGAQNREMDPVLVTLDPGEEMDEQPFHEGEEFGYVLLGKVQLKLDDKLYTVKKDECFYFTSDKRHTVKNAGKTPAKILWVVTPPTFYY is encoded by the coding sequence TTGAAGATTGGCGAGAGGTTAAAGCGGCTCAGAATGATCAACTCCCTGACCCAGGAAGAGTTGGCCAGCCGCGCTGACCTTACCAAGGGTTACATTTCCCAGCTGGAAAATGATGCTACCTCGCCTTCTATTGCAACGCTGAAGGACATCATCGATGTCTTCGGCGTCAGCATGCAGGAGTTCTTCAGCGAAGTTACCGACGAGGATATCGTTTTCGGCAAGGATGCACGGGTTCAGGCCACTGACGACGACGACAAGATCAAGGTCGAACTGCTGGTGCCCGGTGCCCAGAATCGGGAAATGGACCCGGTTCTCGTCACCCTCGACCCCGGCGAGGAGATGGATGAGCAGCCTTTTCACGAGGGGGAGGAGTTCGGTTACGTGCTTCTCGGCAAGGTACAGTTGAAGCTGGACGACAAGCTTTACACCGTCAAGAAGGACGAGTGCTTCTATTTTACCTCCGACAAGCGGCACACGGTGAAGAACGCCGGCAAGACCCCGGCGAAGATTTTATGGGTGGTGACGCCACCCACGTTTTATTATTGA
- a CDS encoding saccharopine dehydrogenase family protein yields the protein MSKVLIIGAGGVGGVVTHKCAQAKDVITGITLASRTESKCKAIAAQIDFPVKTAQVNADNVPELAELIRKEQPKLVINVALPYQDLTIMDACLATGVDYLDTANYEPLDTAKFEYSWQWAYQDRFREKGLMALLGSGFDPGVTNVYTALAAKKYLDEVQEIDIIDANAGSHGQPFATNFNPEINIREVTATCRHWENGQFVESPPLSTKHVFDFPEGIGPMNIYRLYHEEMESLVKHIPTIKKAQFWMTFSDNYLKHLEVLQNVGMTRIDEVEFNGQKIVPIQFLKALLPDPGSLGPLTKGKTCIGVIARGIKDGKRKQVYIYNICDHEACYREVKSQAISYTTGVPAVVGAIMMLTGKWHKPGVWNMEQFDPELFLETLGPMGLPTVVVDGGEWPEL from the coding sequence ATGAGCAAAGTATTGATAATCGGAGCAGGTGGAGTCGGCGGGGTCGTCACGCACAAGTGCGCCCAGGCGAAAGACGTAATCACCGGTATCACCCTGGCTTCCCGTACGGAGTCGAAATGCAAGGCCATAGCGGCCCAGATCGACTTTCCCGTGAAGACCGCCCAGGTCAATGCCGACAATGTGCCCGAGCTGGCGGAGCTCATCAGGAAGGAGCAGCCAAAGCTTGTTATCAACGTTGCCCTCCCGTATCAAGACCTGACCATTATGGATGCCTGTCTGGCAACGGGGGTCGATTACCTGGACACAGCCAACTACGAGCCGCTCGACACTGCAAAATTCGAGTACAGCTGGCAATGGGCGTACCAGGACCGGTTTCGCGAAAAGGGGCTCATGGCGCTTCTGGGAAGCGGTTTCGATCCGGGGGTGACAAACGTCTATACGGCCCTGGCTGCGAAAAAATACCTGGACGAGGTGCAGGAGATCGACATCATCGATGCCAACGCCGGCAGCCACGGCCAGCCTTTTGCCACCAATTTCAATCCGGAGATCAACATTCGCGAGGTCACCGCAACCTGCCGCCACTGGGAAAACGGCCAGTTCGTTGAGTCGCCACCGCTCTCCACCAAGCATGTCTTCGATTTCCCCGAGGGGATCGGCCCGATGAACATCTACCGTCTCTACCACGAAGAGATGGAGTCGCTGGTCAAGCACATACCGACCATCAAGAAGGCCCAGTTCTGGATGACCTTCTCCGACAACTACCTGAAGCACCTGGAGGTGCTGCAGAACGTGGGTATGACCCGCATCGACGAGGTGGAGTTCAACGGTCAGAAAATCGTGCCGATCCAGTTCCTGAAAGCCCTGCTCCCCGATCCCGGCTCCCTGGGGCCGCTCACCAAGGGGAAGACCTGCATCGGTGTCATCGCACGCGGCATCAAGGACGGGAAGCGCAAGCAGGTCTACATCTACAACATCTGCGACCACGAGGCGTGCTACCGGGAAGTCAAGTCCCAGGCCATCAGCTACACCACCGGCGTGCCGGCTGTGGTTGGGGCGATCATGATGCTCACCGGTAAATGGCACAAACCGGGTGTCTGGAATATGGAGCAGTTCGATCCGGAGCTGTTCCTGGAAACGCTCGGCCCCATGGGGCTGCCGACGGTTGTCGTCGACGGGGGCGAGTGGCCGGAACTGTAA
- the nspC gene encoding carboxynorspermidine decarboxylase has translation MTGIDIDKILELAPSPAYVVDLGRLRHNLAILDEVQKRSGAKILLALKAFSMWSVFPIIRETLQGVCASSPWEARLGREEFGREVHSFSAAFKESDVVDLLETSNHLVFNSFAQLERFRPLWEKEHGRVSVGLRVNPEHAEGHTAIYDPCAPKSRLGIRRAEFEGRSLSGVDGLHFHTLCEQLFEPLERTARVFEEKFGEFLHGMRWLNLGGGHHITREGYDIDALVDLVRYFREKYDIEVYLEPGEAIAIGTGILVAEVLDVVHNEMEIAILDVSATCHMPDILEMPYRPEIEGGFAAGEKACTYRLGGPSCLAGDVIGDWSFEAPLKAGDRLAFLDMAHYTMVKTTTFNGIHHPHICTFEPQTGELRIVRSFTYEDFRNRLS, from the coding sequence TTGACCGGAATCGATATCGACAAAATCCTTGAGCTCGCCCCATCCCCTGCCTACGTGGTGGACCTGGGACGCCTCCGCCACAATCTCGCCATCCTGGACGAAGTCCAAAAGCGGAGCGGCGCCAAGATCCTGCTTGCCCTCAAGGCGTTCTCCATGTGGAGCGTTTTCCCCATCATCAGGGAGACCCTGCAAGGGGTCTGCGCCAGCAGCCCATGGGAGGCACGCCTCGGCCGGGAGGAGTTCGGCCGCGAGGTGCACAGCTTTTCCGCCGCCTTCAAGGAGAGCGACGTGGTTGATCTCCTCGAAACCTCGAACCATCTCGTCTTCAACTCCTTCGCCCAATTGGAACGCTTCCGTCCGCTCTGGGAAAAAGAGCATGGGCGGGTGTCGGTGGGCTTAAGGGTCAACCCGGAGCATGCGGAAGGGCACACCGCCATCTACGACCCCTGCGCGCCGAAATCGCGCCTCGGCATCCGCCGCGCCGAATTCGAAGGCCGTTCCCTGAGCGGAGTCGACGGGCTTCACTTCCACACCCTCTGCGAGCAGCTCTTCGAACCACTGGAGCGGACGGCCCGTGTCTTCGAAGAGAAATTCGGTGAATTCCTCCACGGCATGCGGTGGCTGAACTTGGGGGGCGGGCATCACATCACCCGCGAAGGTTACGACATCGACGCCCTCGTGGATCTGGTGCGCTATTTCCGCGAGAAGTATGACATCGAGGTGTATCTGGAGCCGGGTGAGGCCATCGCCATCGGCACCGGCATTCTCGTCGCCGAGGTCCTTGACGTAGTGCACAACGAGATGGAGATCGCCATTCTGGATGTCTCGGCCACCTGCCACATGCCCGACATACTGGAGATGCCATATCGGCCGGAAATCGAGGGCGGTTTCGCTGCCGGCGAGAAGGCCTGCACCTACCGCCTCGGCGGCCCTTCGTGCCTGGCGGGGGACGTCATCGGCGACTGGTCTTTCGAGGCGCCGCTGAAGGCCGGTGACCGGCTGGCCTTTCTCGACATGGCACACTACACCATGGTCAAGACCACGACCTTCAACGGCATCCATCACCCCCACATCTGCACCTTCGAACCGCAAACGGGGGAGCTGCGAATTGTCCGAAGTTTTACCTACGAGGATTTCAGGAACCGTTTGTCATAG
- the speA gene encoding arginine decarboxylase produces the protein MERWSINDSAKIYNLNNWGADLFSINKKGNVCVHPSSNSKHSIDLRALVDDLIKRKIKPPILLRFMDVLQGRIASINRVFKNAIQENNYPAKYQTFYPIKVNQQRQVVEAIANFGKRYNIGLEVGSKPELVAGISFATGNNLPIICNGYKDTEYIEMVLSATKIGYDITLVVEKLFELEKIIELVKKTGVQPKLGIRVKLSSKGIGKWATSGGEDAKFGLRMSEIIAAIEMLEKHDLIKCVKLLHFHIGSQITKIDKIKTALIEGARIYAEMRKLGVGIEYLDIGGGLGVDYDGSKSSNFSSVNYSIEEYANDVIYQIKNICEDAGVECPNIISESGRATVAHYSVLVTNVLNTNTQNIMPDFEATLNEAEKLAPTVKKLEDIYKSIDRYSLREDYHDTLQLIQEAVSLFNLGYLTLNDRAMAEWLYGKIIRKINSIVEKIKPIPEELQNFQLSLRQTYFANFSLFQSVPDSWAIDQLFPIVPIQRLNQKPDVIASIADITCDSDGEITSFVGENGRTKFLPLHKIRKDEAYYIGFFLIGAYQEILGDMHNLFGDTNAVHITFNKKTGYIIDTVINGDATWESLKYVQYKGPEILKRVRDNLEKDVALRKISIEESSHFLELLDRTLLGYTYLGE, from the coding sequence ATGGAACGCTGGTCAATCAACGACTCCGCAAAGATTTACAACCTCAACAACTGGGGCGCCGATCTTTTTTCTATCAACAAAAAAGGGAACGTTTGCGTCCACCCTTCGTCCAATTCGAAGCACTCCATCGACCTTCGGGCTCTGGTTGACGATCTGATCAAGCGGAAGATCAAGCCCCCCATTCTCCTCCGCTTCATGGACGTTCTGCAGGGGCGGATCGCCTCCATCAATCGCGTTTTCAAGAATGCCATCCAGGAGAACAATTACCCTGCCAAATACCAGACGTTCTACCCCATCAAGGTGAACCAGCAACGGCAGGTGGTGGAGGCGATCGCCAACTTCGGCAAGCGCTACAACATCGGCCTGGAGGTCGGTTCCAAGCCGGAACTGGTGGCCGGGATTTCCTTCGCAACCGGGAACAACCTCCCCATCATCTGTAACGGCTACAAGGATACCGAATACATCGAGATGGTCCTTTCCGCCACCAAGATCGGCTACGACATAACCCTTGTCGTCGAGAAGCTGTTCGAGCTGGAAAAGATCATCGAACTGGTCAAGAAGACGGGTGTTCAGCCGAAACTGGGGATCCGGGTGAAGCTCTCTTCCAAGGGGATCGGGAAATGGGCCACTTCCGGTGGCGAAGACGCCAAGTTCGGCCTGCGGATGTCGGAAATCATCGCCGCCATCGAGATGCTGGAAAAGCACGATCTCATCAAATGCGTGAAGCTACTCCATTTTCATATCGGCAGCCAGATCACGAAAATCGACAAGATCAAGACCGCCCTTATCGAAGGGGCCCGGATCTACGCCGAGATGAGGAAACTGGGGGTCGGCATCGAATATCTGGATATCGGCGGCGGCCTGGGGGTCGATTACGACGGCTCCAAATCCAGCAATTTCTCCAGCGTCAACTATTCCATCGAAGAATACGCCAACGACGTCATCTATCAGATCAAGAACATCTGTGAAGACGCCGGGGTGGAGTGCCCCAACATCATCTCCGAATCGGGGCGGGCCACGGTCGCCCACTACTCGGTGCTGGTGACCAACGTGCTCAACACCAACACACAGAACATCATGCCCGATTTCGAGGCGACCCTGAACGAGGCGGAAAAACTGGCCCCCACCGTCAAGAAGTTGGAGGACATCTACAAAAGCATCGACCGCTATTCGCTGCGGGAGGACTATCACGACACCCTCCAGCTGATTCAAGAAGCGGTCAGCCTCTTCAACCTGGGCTATCTGACGCTGAACGACCGGGCCATGGCCGAATGGCTCTACGGGAAGATCATTCGCAAGATCAACAGCATCGTGGAGAAGATCAAGCCGATTCCCGAAGAGTTGCAGAACTTTCAACTCTCGTTGCGGCAGACCTACTTTGCCAACTTTTCGCTGTTCCAGTCGGTTCCCGACTCCTGGGCCATTGACCAGCTCTTCCCCATCGTCCCGATCCAGCGCCTGAACCAGAAGCCGGACGTGATCGCCTCCATCGCCGACATCACCTGCGATTCCGACGGAGAGATCACCAGTTTCGTGGGGGAAAACGGCAGGACCAAATTCCTCCCGCTGCACAAGATCCGCAAAGACGAGGCTTACTACATCGGTTTCTTCCTGATCGGCGCTTACCAGGAGATACTCGGTGACATGCACAACCTGTTCGGAGACACCAACGCCGTGCACATCACCTTCAACAAGAAGACCGGCTACATAATCGATACGGTCATCAACGGCGACGCCACCTGGGAAAGCCTGAAATACGTCCAGTACAAGGGGCCGGAGATTCTGAAGCGGGTCCGCGACAACCTGGAAAAGGATGTGGCGCTACGCAAGATCTCCATCGAAGAGAGCAGCCATTTCCTGGAGCTTTTGGACAGAACGCTATTGGGGTACACCTATCTGGGAGAGTGA
- a CDS encoding MFS transporter — MFSGITGNVLILGMVSFLTDVSSEMIYPLLPLFLTTVLGAGPAFLGVIEGVAESTASLLKLFSGIASDRVSDRQKLVLFGYTVSACARPLIALAATPAFVLFVRFFDRVGKGIRTSPRDALIADSVDSSLRGKAFGFHRSMDHAGAIVGPLIATLLLTFFIKDIRTIFWLAAIPGLLAVLLIILRVRDVSRKRGENGAFMRMVPRGKLRAYLIILFLFTLGNSSDAFLLLKAGQLGVTPARIPLLWMFFHLVKMFSSMPFGALSDRIGRRSIIVSGWCVYALAYAGFSLAATELHVWLLFAFYGLFYGLTEGVEKALLVDIADPGERGGAFGWYNFAIGAGALPASLIFGIIWQKAGSQAAFAFGAFLAILAAILLAFLINTKENPGKRR; from the coding sequence TTGTTCAGCGGTATTACAGGCAATGTGTTGATACTGGGGATGGTAAGCTTTCTTACCGATGTTTCCAGCGAAATGATCTACCCGCTCCTGCCGCTCTTCCTGACCACGGTCCTCGGCGCCGGCCCCGCCTTTCTCGGCGTGATCGAGGGGGTGGCCGAATCGACCGCTTCGCTGTTGAAACTTTTTTCCGGGATAGCCTCCGACAGGGTAAGTGACCGCCAGAAGCTGGTGCTTTTCGGTTATACCGTTTCCGCATGTGCCCGGCCGCTCATAGCCCTGGCCGCGACACCTGCTTTCGTGCTGTTCGTCCGTTTCTTCGACCGGGTGGGGAAGGGGATACGGACCTCGCCGCGCGATGCCCTGATTGCCGATTCGGTCGACAGTTCCCTGCGGGGCAAGGCATTTGGTTTTCACCGCTCCATGGACCATGCGGGGGCCATTGTCGGTCCGCTGATTGCCACGCTCCTCCTCACTTTTTTCATCAAGGACATCCGGACCATTTTCTGGCTTGCCGCAATTCCCGGCTTGCTGGCCGTGTTGCTGATAATTCTACGGGTTAGGGATGTTTCGCGGAAAAGAGGAGAAAACGGCGCTTTCATGCGCATGGTTCCCCGTGGAAAACTGAGAGCCTATCTCATTATTCTCTTTCTCTTCACCCTCGGCAATTCATCGGATGCGTTCCTTCTGCTCAAAGCGGGGCAACTCGGCGTTACTCCGGCCCGGATCCCGCTTCTCTGGATGTTCTTTCATCTGGTCAAAATGTTTTCCTCAATGCCTTTCGGCGCACTTTCAGACAGGATCGGCAGGCGCAGTATCATTGTCAGCGGCTGGTGCGTCTATGCGCTGGCGTACGCCGGTTTTTCCCTGGCTGCGACCGAGCTGCATGTCTGGCTTCTCTTCGCTTTCTACGGGCTGTTTTACGGGTTGACCGAAGGGGTGGAAAAAGCCTTGCTGGTCGATATCGCAGATCCCGGCGAGCGGGGCGGAGCGTTCGGCTGGTACAATTTTGCCATCGGGGCCGGCGCACTTCCCGCCAGTCTGATCTTCGGCATTATCTGGCAAAAAGCCGGATCGCAGGCAGCCTTTGCCTTTGGCGCTTTCCTTGCTATATTGGCCGCAATTTTATTGGCGTTCCTGATAAATACTAAAGAAAACCCTGGCAAACGCCGATAA
- a CDS encoding Hpt domain-containing protein produces the protein MTDRLTEKAEEKIMTDCCPSTILDQAALDNIRSLNNDAEPDVLGKVVCIYLRNSPQLLRSLSEAVAKCDAPVIEQAAHSLKSSSAMLGAMKLANLLTELEEVGHNHSDVNSCELVSAIEAEFIQVCKALKAELQAACSDVE, from the coding sequence TTGACAGATCGATTAACAGAAAAAGCAGAAGAGAAGATCATGACGGACTGTTGCCCATCAACCATCCTTGACCAGGCAGCGCTGGACAACATTCGTTCGTTGAACAACGACGCAGAGCCCGATGTATTGGGCAAGGTCGTGTGCATTTATCTGCGCAATTCACCACAACTCCTGCGTAGTCTCAGTGAAGCTGTAGCAAAATGCGATGCGCCGGTCATCGAACAAGCAGCGCATAGTTTGAAATCAAGCAGCGCAATGCTCGGCGCAATGAAACTGGCGAACCTTCTCACGGAGCTTGAGGAGGTTGGCCACAATCATTCCGATGTAAATTCCTGCGAACTCGTGTCGGCCATAGAAGCGGAATTCATCCAGGTGTGCAAAGCGTTGAAGGCTGAATTGCAGGCTGCGTGTAGCGATGTTGAGTAG
- a CDS encoding TetR/AcrR family transcriptional regulator, whose translation MDKVSSTNDNIIKAALKLFSEKGYLGATTREISREAGVSEVTLFRHFPAKEKLLEEVIGKYSFLPALKDLLSEIHDLSYRDALTLIAQRLLDFLVMRKDWIRIMHAEVQRSPESKLHGIFHGLMEEFFNTLAVYFRTMQEKGVLTDFDPTYGARAFHGIFFCYFNMEDVLRRDRYRIADRNKAISEFVTIFVKGTER comes from the coding sequence ATGGATAAAGTCTCTTCCACGAACGACAATATTATTAAAGCTGCCTTGAAGCTCTTTTCCGAAAAGGGTTATCTCGGAGCAACAACAAGAGAAATTTCAAGGGAAGCAGGTGTTTCCGAAGTGACACTGTTTCGGCATTTCCCGGCAAAAGAAAAACTGTTGGAAGAGGTTATCGGCAAATATTCGTTCCTGCCTGCATTGAAGGACCTCCTGTCTGAAATTCACGATCTGTCATACAGGGACGCATTGACCCTCATTGCTCAGCGGTTGCTTGACTTCCTCGTCATGCGAAAAGACTGGATACGCATCATGCATGCGGAGGTGCAAAGGTCACCTGAAAGCAAATTGCACGGTATTTTCCATGGACTCATGGAAGAGTTTTTCAATACGCTGGCTGTTTACTTCAGGACGATGCAGGAAAAAGGCGTGTTGACGGATTTTGACCCCACCTACGGAGCACGGGCATTCCACGGTATATTTTTCTGCTATTTCAATATGGAAGATGTGCTGAGACGCGATCGGTACAGAATTGCAGACCGGAACAAGGCGATCAGTGAGTTTGTGACCATTTTCGTTAAGGGAACAGAAAGGTGA
- a CDS encoding DUF3108 domain-containing protein: protein MKLRFDKIRMLTICVGLSVLAHLLLLFPLGKLGSYNFARPVNPLQAVMVDLARTGDDVVADKESGHTSDTASAAGDAEDESSHVPMGGESFDAPLQEGRWAVPVTAADENVPGTDKADSLQNNVSNSETTPAASRKNSPVYVIQPPLRTASEFLATEREKLTYQISMFGLPVGIAELEAKNERGEVRITLKVKSNSVLSSLYPVDDLVETRHIGGNFILTRIRQQEGSFRSDRGFTIMLREKKVFWIDRLKNRSTTEPIPNGEVLDIISGLYYLRNRPLQVGKTELLQVFDSDTYTPLPVEVLRREQVRLPGFRKADTIVIKPLLKTDGIFKRTGDVTIWLTDDDFRAPVKVETQVPLGKVTAELLSAETQR from the coding sequence ATGAAACTGCGTTTCGACAAAATTCGCATGCTGACGATCTGCGTCGGCTTGTCCGTCCTGGCGCACCTCCTGCTGCTCTTTCCGTTGGGGAAACTCGGCAGCTACAATTTCGCCAGGCCGGTCAACCCGCTCCAGGCTGTCATGGTGGACTTGGCGCGAACTGGCGATGATGTCGTGGCTGACAAGGAATCTGGCCACACCAGTGACACCGCCAGTGCGGCAGGAGATGCGGAAGATGAGTCAAGCCATGTCCCAATGGGTGGAGAGTCATTTGATGCGCCGCTGCAAGAAGGGCGTTGGGCTGTGCCTGTAACGGCGGCGGACGAAAATGTACCGGGCACGGACAAGGCCGACTCTCTGCAGAACAATGTGTCGAATAGTGAGACGACACCCGCGGCATCACGGAAAAATTCGCCTGTATATGTGATTCAGCCACCGTTGAGAACCGCGAGCGAGTTCCTGGCAACGGAACGGGAAAAGCTTACCTACCAGATAAGCATGTTCGGTCTCCCGGTAGGGATTGCCGAACTGGAGGCGAAAAACGAGCGCGGGGAGGTGAGAATCACGCTGAAGGTCAAGTCAAACTCCGTCCTCTCCAGCCTTTACCCCGTGGACGATCTCGTCGAGACGCGGCATATCGGCGGCAATTTCATCCTCACCAGGATCAGGCAGCAGGAAGGATCTTTCAGGAGCGACAGGGGGTTCACCATCATGCTGCGGGAAAAGAAAGTGTTCTGGATCGACCGCCTCAAGAACCGCAGCACTACGGAACCGATTCCGAACGGCGAGGTGCTGGACATCATTTCCGGGCTTTATTATTTGAGAAACCGGCCGTTGCAGGTCGGCAAGACCGAGCTGCTCCAGGTTTTCGACAGCGATACCTATACCCCATTACCTGTCGAGGTCCTGCGGCGGGAACAGGTGCGGCTTCCGGGATTCAGGAAAGCCGACACCATAGTGATCAAGCCGCTCCTGAAGACCGACGGCATATTCAAGAGGACCGGCGATGTGACGATCTGGCTGACCGATGACGACTTCAGGGCGCCGGTGAAGGTGGAGACACAGGTACCCCTCGGCAAGGTGACGGCGGAACTGCTGTCGGCGGAGACCCAGCGCTGA